The Coregonus clupeaformis isolate EN_2021a chromosome 8, ASM2061545v1, whole genome shotgun sequence genome has a segment encoding these proteins:
- the mterf3 gene encoding transcription termination factor 3, mitochondrial: MDFSMALTCIQLCQRCTSLLRSRSVGIITLQYSTDAQHWPAALRNSFIVPVLPSLLQRSQSPCQTRQRWNLGVRSYCESHAKVQPKHRNTDELPGTDMVPYQNPLSHQLRDGGMHLKEWQTALDLDDAPGHSALEEISHEEAVRMDIPAALPPVSISLKDYVNGSETLSKLVQLGVQLWKLEQRPNVGSMLLRLDFQTDVTPRLVFLKQLGVEDSRLGHLISHNPFILTESLENLQARVAYLRSKKFSAESVASMVSRAPYLLNFSVKRMDNRLGFYQQQLGLSAQKTRDVVARLPRLLCGSLEPVKENLKICKLEMGFRENELQHIVTVIPKVLTANKRKLTQIFDYIHNTMNIPHDLIVKFPQVLNAKYLRIKERHLFLQYLDKAQYDPAKPNYISLDKLVSLPDEAFCTEVASATLKDFELFQKTM, from the exons ATTTCTCCATGGCTTTAACCTGTATCCAGCTTTGTCAGAGATGCACCAGTTTACTGAGGTCAAGGAGTGTGGGTATCATCACCCTTCAGTATTCCACAGATGCCCAGCATTGGCCTGCAGCCCTACGGAATTCTTTCATTGTTCCAGTCTTGCCCTCCTTGCTCCAGAGAAGTCAGAGCCCATGTCAGACGCGACAGAGGTGGAATCTAGGAGTGCGGAGTTACTGTGAATCTCATGCTAAGGTCCAACCGAAACACAGGAATACTGATGAGTTACCTGGGACTGATATGGTGCCATATCAGAATCCTCTCTCTCATCAACTCAGAGATGGAGGGATGCATCTGAAGGAGTGGCAGACAGCTTTAG ATTTGGATGATGCCCCAGGCCACTCTGCATTAGAGGAGATCAGTCATGAGGAGGCAGTTCGTATGGACATCCCAGCTGCCCTGCCTCCTGTCTCCATCTCCCTCAAAGACTATGTCAACGGGTCAGAGACACTCAGCAAGCTTGTACAGCTAG GTGTTCAGCTATGGAAACTGGAGCAGAGGCCGAACGTGGGCTCCATGTTGCTGAGGCTAGACTTCCAGACAGACGTGACCCCACGGCTGGTCTTCCTGAAGCAGCTGGGAGTGGAGGACTCTCGCCTGGGCCATCTGATCAGCCACAACCCCTTCATCCTCACAGAGAGCCTGGAGAACCTGCAGGCCAG GGTGGCTTATCTTAGGTCCAAGAAGTTCAGCGCCGAGTCTGTGGCCTCCATGGTGTCCAGAGCTCCGTACCTGTTGAACTTCAGTGTGAAGAGGATGGACAACCGCCTTGGATTCTACCAACAGCAGTTAGGCCTTAGTGCTCAGAAG ACACGGGATGTTGTGGCTCGCCTTCCCAGACTTTTGTGTGGGAGTTTGGAGCCAGTTAAGGAGAATCTTAAG ATATGCAAACTGGAGATGGGGTTTCGTGAAAATGAGCTCCAGCACATTGTCACTGTAATCCCCAAAGTTCTTACAGCTAACAAGAGGAAACTGACCCAGATATTTGACTACATCCACAACACCATGAACATACCCCATGACCTGATTGTAAAGTTCCCACAG GTCCTGAATGCAAAGTACCTTCGTATTAAAGAAAGACACCTGTTCCTGCAATACCTGGATAAGGCTCAGTACGACCCTGCAAAGCCTAACTACATCTCTCTGGACAAGCTAGTCTCCCTGCCAGATGAGGCCTTCTGCACTGAAGTGGCATCAGCCACACTAAAGGACTTTGAACTGTTTCAGAAGACAATGTAA
- the LOC121572080 gene encoding cytochrome b-c1 complex subunit 7 yields MASRAPAATGRLLVSFRKWYYNAAGFNKIGLLRDDTIHEDGDVKEALRRLPEKVYNDRMFRLKRALDLSMKQAVLPKEQWTQYEEDVHYLEPYLKEVIRERKEVEEWSKK; encoded by the exons ATGGCGTCGAGGGCACCag CAGCTACCGGCAGACTCCTGGTCAGCTTCCGTAAATGGTACTACAATGCCGCCGGATTCAATAAAATTG gtctgTTGCGTGATGACACGATCCATGAGGATGGCGATGTGAAAGAGGCCCTGCGGAGGCTCCCAGAGAAAGTGTACAACGACAGGATGTTCAGGCTCAAGAGAGCCCTGGATCTCTCCATGAAGCAGGCGGTTCTCCCCAAGGAACAGTGGACTCAATATGAGGAG GACGTACATTACCTGGAGCCTTACCTGAAAGAGGTCATCCGTGAGAGGAAAGAGGTTGAGGAGTGGTCGAAGAAATGA